In one window of Henckelia pumila isolate YLH828 chromosome 1, ASM3356847v2, whole genome shotgun sequence DNA:
- the LOC140877968 gene encoding glyoxysomal processing protease, glyoxysomal, which yields MGLPEVADFARNFAVMVRVQGPDPKGLKMRNQAFHHYNSGRTTLSASGMFFMGSDGDERSSRTVFVLTAASVIEPFLLQQYRDNASQDKARLIPGAQIDILVEDNDDRPDMESLPWLPAELLGIVDIPQSSTAVQSLIEASCGLMENGWEVGWSLASHSRGPQHIIGNSRAQVEHSSFQSQWLMLGTDSSNPSFMGQSVTRIALLAIPLKQSMANLPKLQISVPKRGDILLVMGSPFGILSPVHFFDNISIGSVANTYPSSSFSRSLLMADIRCLPGMEGSPVFDEQAQFVGLLTRPLRQKVSGTEIQLVIPWEAIASSCSGLLQDEPLFPRNGINLNNGSQISSPVEKAMSSICLITTDDGSWASGILLNKKGLVLTNAHLLEPWRFGKTSVNSERNVTKSRTLETFYKSNQNLLPTNYLTNENTLSRHSLNGISQRGIRVRLDFMDPWLWTDARIVYISKGPLDIALLQIEFASDQICPIVMDFSCPSPGSKAYVIGHGLFGPRCDFLPSVCFGVIAKVIEAKGAWKHGSYEPNLQKHFPAMLETTATVHPGSSGGAVVNSDGRMIGLVTSNAKHGGGTVIPHLNFSIPCAALEPVFEFSKDLQDFRILEELDKPNEHLSSVWALMPPLYPKPAPVLPEPSQIPTEDNGKVIKGSRFSKFVAESNNLLKNMAQPGTTSSYSSELMRSKL from the exons ATGGGTCTTCCTGAGGTTGCTGATTTTGCCCGAAACTTCGCGGTTATGGTTCGCGTTCAAGGCCCT GACCCGAAGGGTTTGAAAATGAGAAATCAGGCATTTCACCATTACAA TTCAGGCAGGACAACACTCTCAGCGTCTGGAATGTTTTTTATGGGTTCCGATGGAGACGAAAGATCTTCTAGGACAGTATTTGTTTTGACCGCTGCATCTGTGATTGAACCATTTCTTTTGCAACAATATAGGGACAACGCATCACAG GACAAAGCTCGTCTGATTCCAGGTGCTCAGATTGATATATTGGTGGAG GATAATGATGACCGGCCAGACATGGAGTCTCTACCTTGGCTGCCTGCTGAACTCCTTGGAATA GTCGACATCCCTCAATCATCTACTGCTGTTCAGTCACTAATTGAAGCTTCTTGCGGTTTAATGGAAAATGGTTGGGAAGTTGGTTGGTCTCTAGCATCTCATAGCCGTGGTCCTCAACATATTATTGGCAATTCCCGTGCACAG GTTGAGCATTCATCCTTCCAGAGCCAGTGGCTAATGCTGGGGACCGATTCAAGCAATCCAAGTTTTATGGGACAATCAGTTACGAGGATTGCCTTGCTAGCGATTCCCTTAAAACAGTCCATGGCG AATTTACCCAAGTTGCAAATATCTGTCCCAAAGAGAGGAGATATTCTTCTGGTGATGGGTTCTCCTTTCGGCATATTGTCTCCTGTTCACTTCTTTGACAA TATTTCGATTGGGTCAGTTGCCAATACCTATCCGTCCAGTTCCTTCAGTAGATCTTTACTGATGGCTGATATCAGGTGCCTTCCTG GAATGGAAGGTAGCCCAGTTTTTGATGAACAAGCTCAATTTGTTGGTCTTTTGACTAGACCACTGCGACAAAAAGTCAGTGGTACTGAGATTCAG CTGGTTATTCCATGGGAAGCAATCGCATCTTCTTGCAGTGGCTTGCTGCAGGATGAGCCTCTTTTTCCACGTAATGGAATCAACTTGAACAATG GTTCCCAGATTTCATCGCCTGTTGAGAAGGCGATGTCTTCGATTTGTCTGATTACCACTGATGATGGATCATGGGCTTCTGGTATTTTGCTCAATAAGAAAGGTCTAGTTCTTACAAATGCTCATCTCCTGGAGCCATGGAGGTTTGGCAAGACTTCTGTAAATAGTGAAAGAAATGTGACTAAATCACGGACGCTCGAAACATTTTACAAGTCAAATCAGAATCTGCTGCCGACAAATTATCTTACCAATGAAAATACGTTATCAAGACACAGCTTGAACGGCATAAGCCAAAGGGGTATACGTGTGCGATTAGATTTTATGGACCCTTGGCTGTGGACTGACGCTAGGATAGTTTATATATCAAAAGGGCCTTTAGATATTGCATTGCTGCAGATTGAGTTTGCTTCTGATCAAATTTGTCCTATAGTGATGGACTTCAGTTGTCCTTCACCTGGATCAAAGGCATATGTAATTGGGCACGGGCTTTTTGGACCACGATGTG ACTTCCTGCCATCTGTCTGCTTTGGTGTGATTGCGAAAGTGATTGAAGCAAAGGGGGCTTGGAAGCATGGATCCTACGAACCTAATTTACAAAAGCATTTTCCAGCTATGCTTGAAACAACAGCTACGGTGCATCCTGGCAGTAGTGGCGGTGCTGTTGTAAATTCCGATGGTCGCATGATTGGTCTTGTCACTAG CAACGCTAAGCACGGTGGAGGGACTGTCATACCACATCTGAACTTCAGCATCCCATGTGCTGCTCTGGAGCCAGTTTTTGAGTTCTCCAAAG ATTTGCAGGACTTTCGGATTTTGGAAGAACTTGACAAGCCAAACGAACACCTTTCTTCAGTATGGGCATTGATGCCACCACTGTATCCTAAGCCAGCACCCGTGTTACCTGAGCCATCTCAAATCCCCACAGAAGACAATGGCAAAGTAATAAAGGGTTCTCGGTTTTCCAAATTTGTGGCAGAAAGTAACAACTTGTTGAAAAATATGGCGCAGCCCGGCACAACCAGCAGCTACTCCAGTGAACTCATGCGCAGTAAGTTGTGA